Proteins found in one Bicyclus anynana chromosome 24, ilBicAnyn1.1, whole genome shotgun sequence genomic segment:
- the LOC112045393 gene encoding exosome complex component CSL4: MDEEGTEKICIPGMRLSTLQGHSSGQGTYVKDGYIFAALSGILKTEEDNKVIKLSVVSLITPSILPKAGDIVTAKVNVVNSRQVQCVILCTGQTILTRPYKGIIKKEDIQLKYKDGIDPYKCFRPGDIVLAKVLPTTELHWYHLSTEDNELGVIIATAEGSPPGVSMIPINWSMMQCPKTLVKELRKVARVVPENINEALLPLHFNQDDESLLLNK, encoded by the exons atggaCGAGGAAGGGACTGAGAAAATATGCATTCCGGGAATGCGTCTAAGTACGTTACAGGGGCACAGCAGTGGTCAAGGAACTTACGTAAAAGACGGTTACATTTTCGCTGCTTTGTCGGGCATACTGAAAACTGAAGAAGACAACAAG GTTATAAAGCTCTCAGTAGTAAGTCTAATAACACCTAGCATCCTTCCAAAAGCAGGTGACATAGTCACAGCCAAAGTGAATGTTGTCAACTCAAGACAGGTTCAATGTGTTATACTGTGTACAGGTCAGACAATCTTGACGCGACCATATAAAGGGATTATCAAGAAAGAGGACATACAGCTAAAGTATAAAGATGGGATTGATCCGTATAAATGTTTCCGGCCAGGTGACATTGTATTGGCTAAAGTT CTTCCAACAACAGAGCTACATTGGTACCACCTGTCTACAGAAGATAATGAACTGGGTGTTATCATAG CAACTGCAGAAGGATCTCCTCCAGGTGTGAGCATGATACCCATCAACTGGTCAATGATGCAGTGCCCTAAAACATTAGTGAAGGAATTGAGAAAAGTTGCCAGAGTGGTGCCAGAAAACATCAATGAAGCATTATTACCGCTTCATTTTAACCAAGATGATGAAAGTCTactgttgaataaataa
- the LOC112045394 gene encoding charged multivesicular body protein 3, whose product MGLFGKSPESNPKEMVNEWSHKLRKEGYNLDRQIRAIQREEDKIKRSLKEAATKNDKQVCTILAKEIIRSRKAVSKIYTSKAHLNSVQMQMKNQLATLRVAGSLQKSTEVMQAMQALLRLPEIAHTMQELSKEMMKAGIIEEMLDETMSGMEDEEEMEEAAQTEVDKVLWELTQGKLGEAPAPPTAVGAPSTSKEPVEAEPDETELDEMQSRLEALRS is encoded by the exons ATGGGTTTATTTGGAAAATCTCCCGAGAGTAATCCAAAGGAAATG GTAAATGAATGGTCTCATAAGCTTCGTAAAGAAGGGTATAACCTGGACAGACAGATAAGAG CTATCCAAAGAGAAGAGGACAAAATCAAAAGGTCCCTGAAGGAAGCGGCCACTAAGAACGACAAGCAAGTCTGCACAATCCTAGCCAAGGAGATCATCAGGTCGAGGAAGGCAGTCAGTAAAATATACACAAGTAAAGCCCACCTCAATTCAGTACAGATGCAAATGAAAAATCAATTAG CAACATTAAGGGTGGCAGGATCATTGCAGAAGTCAACAGAG GTGATGCAAGCAATGCAAGCACTCCTCCGTCTACCAGAAATAGCACACACGATGCAGGAGCTGAGCAAGGAGATGATGAAGGCGGGCATCATCGAGGAGATGCTGGACGAGACCATGTCAGGCATGGAGGATGAGGAGGAAATGGAGGAGGCTGCACAGACTGAAGTTGACAAG GTACTGTGGGAGCTAACGCAAGGCAAGTTGGGCGAAGCGCCGGCGCCGCCGACCGCCGTGGGAGCCCCGTCGACCAGCAAGGAGCCAGTGGAGGCGGAGCCCGACGAAACGGAACTCGACGAGATGCAGTCCCGGCTCGAAGCCCTACGGTCTTAG
- the LOC112045399 gene encoding xenotropic and polytropic retrovirus receptor 1: MKFAEHLSAHITPEWRKQYINYEEMKAMLYTAVEEAPSAENVEPEVLSRHFANFDETFFHYCDQELKKITTFYSEKLAEATRKYATLQSELKSRFDTIKPKSGGDKKSIPRRKVQELKLAFSEFYLSLILLQNYQNLNYTGFRKILKKHDKLLNVSNGAQWRAEHVETSHFYTNKDIDRLISDTEATVTNDLEGGDRQKAMKKLRVPPLGEQQSPWTTFKVGLFSGSFIVLSITVVLSALFHEGGTESFKSAFRLYRGPFLLVEFIFLIGINVYGWRSSGVNHVLIFELDPRKHLSEQHLMELASIFGVVWALSLLSFIYSESLSIPPLVNPLALVVIMLVFLMNPLRVFRHEARFWFLKICGRILAAPFMPVLFADFWLADQWNSFTFAFLDFHFLVAFYIAGADWFNVNNTFESTKWFIFTRAAVNIVPAWGRFWQCLRRYRDSREAFPHLVNAGKYSTTFFVVFFSTLRTLYSADYESSYDNPFLYPWLACQFVSSTYTYTWDVKMDWGLLSVGPSAENSLLRDEIVYSPGFYYFAIVEDLVLRFIWAPSFFLTENKIVSGDTMVSILAPLEVFRRFIWNFFRLENEHLNNCGKFRAVRDISVAPLDSSDQALIIRMMDLPDGVVNRVTKKKHVKKAKENDRKPLLKKESIQELQRELELSSKML; encoded by the exons ATGAAGTTCGCAGAGCACCTCAGTGCGCATATTACGCCTGAGTGGCGAAAACAATATATCAATTATGAG gAAATGAAAGCAATGCTGTACACAGCTGTGGAAGAAGCTCCATCGGCTGAGAATGTTGAACCAGAAGTATTATCCAGACATTTTgccaattttgatgaaactttcTTTCATTACTGTGATCAGGAGTTGAAGAAAATAACCACATTTTattcag AAAAACTCGCAGAGGCCACACGTAAATATGCCACATTACAGAGTGAATTAAAATCAAGGTTTGACACAATAAAACCCAAGAGTGGGGGTGACAAGAAATCCATCCCTCGTCGGAAAGTCCAGGAGCTAAAGTTGGCCTTCAGTGAGTTCTATCTTAGTCTAATACTGCTGCAGAACTACCAGAACTTAAACTATACAGGATTTAGGAAGATATTGAAGAAACATGATAAG CTACTAAACGTGAGCAACGGCGCGCAATGGAGGGCGGAACACGTGGAGACTTCTCACTTCTACACAAACAAAGACATAGACAGACTTATAAGCGACACAGAAGCGACGGTCACCAACGATCTAGAAGGCGGTGACCGTCAGAAGGCTATGAAGAAGTTGCGAGTGCCACCGCTCGGAGAACAACAGAGTCCGTGGACAACGTTCAAAGTGGGACTCTTCTCTGGATCGTTTATAGTCCTGTCGATCACTGTTGTCCTTTCCG CGCTATTCCACGAAGGAGGCACGGAGAGTTTCAAATCCGCCTTCAGATTATACCGAGGGCCATTCCTATTAGTCGAATTTATATTTCTAATCGGCATAAACGTATACGGATGGCGGTCTTCAGGGGTCAACCATGTATTAATATTCGAATTGGACCCCAGGAAGCACTTGTCTGAACAGCATTTAATGGAGTTAGCCTCAATTTTTGGGGTGGTTTGGGCTCTGAGTttgctaagtttcatttataGCGAAAGTTTGAGTATACCGCCGTTGGTGAATCCTCTCGCATTGGTTGTTATTATGCTGGTGTTTCTGATGAATCCTCTGAGGGTGTTCAGGCATGAAGCGAGGTTCTGGTTTCTGAAGATCTGC GGTCGAATACTAGCGGCACCTTTCATGCCAGTGTTATTCGCAGATTTCTGGCTGGCGGACCAGTGGAATTCCTTCACCTTCGCCTTCCTCGACTTTCACTTCCTCGTCGCGTTCTATATCGCCGGCGCGGACTGGTTCAACGTCAACA ATACGTTCGAGTCAACAAAGTGGTTCATCTTCACTCGCGCGGCGGTCAACATAGTGCCGGCGTGGGGGCGGTTCTGGCAGTGCCTGCGCCGGTACCGAGACAGCAGGGAGGCTTTCCCGCATCTCGTCAACGCGGGGAAGTATTCCACCACGTTCTTCGTTGTGTTCTTCTCCACTTTGAGGACTTTGTACAGTG CTGATTACGAGAGCTCATACGACAACCCGTTCCTGTACCCGTGGCTCGCGTGCCAGTTCGTGTCATCTACCTACACGTACACGTGGGACGTGAAGATGGACTGGGGGCTGCTGAGCGTGGGCCCCAGCGCCGAGAACAGCCTGCTGCGCGACGAGATCGTGTACAGCCCGGGG TTCTACTACTTCGCGATCGTAGAGGATTTGGTGTTGCGATTCATTTGGGCGCCATCTTTCTTTTTGACGGAGAACAAAATCGTCAGCGGCGATACCATGGTGTCCATACTGGCACCGCTTGAAGTATTCAG GCGGTTCATATGGAACTTCTTTCGTCTGGAGAACGAGCACCTGAACAACTGCGGCAAGTTCCGCGCCGTGCGCGACATCTCGGTGGCGCCGCTCGACTCGTCCGACCAGGCGCTCATCATACGCATGATGGACCTGCCCGACGGAGTCGTCAATAG AGTAACCAAGAAGAAGCACGTGAAGAAGGCGAAGGAGAACGACAGGAAGCCTTTACTCAAGAAGGAGTCGATCCAGGAGTTGCAGCGCGAGCTGGAACTGTCCTCCAAGATGCTGTGA